The Kribbella amoyensis genomic sequence CCGCGAGCCCAGTCGAGCGTGTCGCCGATCTCGTCGCCGAAATCGTGCACGACCCACTCGGCGGCGAGGTCGACGTCCGCGTCGGCAGCGAGGCGGGGTACGCCGTTTGCCTGGAGTGGGGTGAGGTCGATGAGTTTGTGGAGGCGGGTGCCTCTGGTCGCGGTCGCCGTGGTGTGGCGGAGCTCGGCCCAGGTCTGCGCGAACGCCTCGGCGGCGGCCGGCCGACCGGCGACGCCGCGGAGGTCGGTCAGGTGGTCGGCGAACGCGGTGGCGACCTCGGAGGCGTACTCCGGTGCCAGCCCGCCCAGGTACACGCGCTGCCCCGGAGTCCGCATCGCCGCTCCGACGACGTCGTCGTTGCCGTCGACCACGGCGACGAAAATCGACGAGCCGACCTCGGTGCGATAGGTACCGCGTGCTCGCGCATCCACGTTGCTGAGGATGACGGTGTGCAGGACGGGATCCCTTTCCAGGAAGGCGAAAACCCTCGCCCGGAAGTCGCCGGCATCACCAGTAACCCACGTCACCATCCCCCAAGCTAACCACCGGACGGGCCGAAGCACCTCCAAATAACCAGCGTGCAGGTGGACAGGAGGTAGTCGCCCTTACAGCAGCCGGCACTGCGGATGACGACCGCAGTCAGCCCGCAGAGCCCGACTACCTCCTGTCCACCGGTACGCGAATCAGCTCTTCGGGGGGTCTGGGATCTCCTGCCAGTGGGTCGTCATGTCCGGGTGGGGCGTCCAGTCCGGGGGTTCGCCGGCGAAGGAGTACGCGCCTTCCTGGACTCTGGCGTGGAAGGACTTGGTCCAGTCGAGTTCGCCCTGGTCTCTCGCTGTGGTGATGCGGAACATCTCCAGCACGTGGTTCGGGACGCCTGGGTCCTCCAGGATCTGGCGTTCGGCGAAGGGCGCGGACTTGGCGCGTTGTTCGAGCTGGACCATGCGGGACTCCAACGCCGCGAGGACCTCGTCCCGGCGCAGCGACCAGAGGAAGCTCAGCGCGGCCTGCATCTGGTCGGGCTGGAAGCCGTCCACGCTCCACAGGGCTTTGCGGAGCAGGGTGAAGTACTCGCTCTCGCCGTCGACGGTCAGCTTGTACGAGGTGCGGCCCGGTTTGTGGCCGGGGCCTTCCTCGAGTTCCTGGAGGTAGCCGTGTTTGGCCAGGGTGCGGAGGCCGGTGTAGATCGAGCCGGGGTTGATGTTGGCCCAGTCCTGCACCTTCCAGGTCAGCAGCTCGCGCCGCAACTGGTACCCGTAGGCCGGCTGGAAGATCCGCACGACCCCGAGCAGCAGCAACCGCGTGGTGGACATGCCCGCATCCTAAATCCGCTGGTCAGGGGTGCGGCGAGCCCCCGCGCCGGGCTGGTACCGGATTTAATCAACGTTGACTATTCAAAGTTGATCACTCACACTCGTCGGCATGATGATCGAGGCACGCGGGTTGGTCCGCACCTTCAAGACGAGGAAAGGGACGGTCGAAGCTGTCCAGGGGGTCGATCTGCAGGTGACCGACGGGGAGATCGTCGGCTTCCTGGGCCCGAACGGGGCCGGTAAGACCACGACGATGCGGATGCTGGCGACGTTGATCCAGCCGACCAGCGGCAGTGCGACGGTGGCCGGGTGCGACCTGGCCAAGGACCCGGTCGGGGTCCGGCGGCGGATCGGGTACGTGCCGCAGGGCGGGTCCACGTTGCCCGAGGCGATCGCCGGGGACGAGGTGGTCGACCACGCCCGGCTGTACGGGGTGGACAAGCGGAAAGCGACGGCCGATGGGCAGCGGCTGTTCGAGGAGCTGGACCTGCCCGGGCTGTGGCGGCGGCAGTGCAAGACGCTGTCGGGCGGGCAGCGGCGGCGGCTCGACATCGTGATGGGGCTGGTCCACGATCCGAAGCTGATCTTCCTGGACGAGCCGACCACCGGCCTCGACCCGCAGGCGCGGGCGAACCTGTGGGAGCACATCCGCGGGCTCCGCCGGCGCGGCGCGACGATCTTCCTGACCACGCACTACCTGGACGAGGCAGACGCGCTCTGCGACCGGATCCTGGTCATCGACCACGGCAAGATCGTTGCCTCCGGCACCCCGGAGGAGCTGAAGCAGCAGGTGTCCGGCGACGGCGTCCGGCTCCGGCTCGCCGATCCGGCCCAGGCGCCGACCGTGACGAAGGTGGTCGAGGAACTGCCCGGCGCGGTCGAGGTGGAGACCGACGGTGACGTGGTCGGCTTCCGGATCCCGAAGGGTGGCGCGATCCTGCCCGGCCTGCTCCGTCAGATCGATGCCCAGGGCATCGAGCTCGAGGGGGTCGAGGTGCATCGCCCGACGCTGGACGACGTGTTCCTGACCATGACCGGCCGCTCGCTGCGGGACGACAGCGACGCCAAGCCCCAGAACGAGACCGAGAAGGAGACCGTGGCATGAGCGAGCGAAGCGAGGTCATCGTCGAACACAGCCCAGGTCGTGCCTCATCGACGCCCGGAGCGAAGCGAGGACGTCGATGAGCACTCTGCGGGAGACGTGGATCGTGTTCAACCGGGCGATGCGGCTGTCGCTGCGCAACCCGATGTGGTCGATCCTGATGCTCAGCCAGCCGTTGCTGTACCTGTTCCTGTTCGGCCCGTTGCTGAAGCCGATCACGGCCCAGATCAGCGAGGGCGCGACCACCAACGCGTACCAGGTGTTCATCCCCGGCCTGATCGTCCAGCTCGGCATGTTCGGCGCGATGTTCGTCGGCTTCGGCCTGATCGCGGAGTACCGGGCCGGCGTGATCGAGGCGGACCGGGTCACGCCGGCCAGCCGGATCGCGCTGATGGCCGGCCGGGTCCTGCGGGACGTCGTGGTGCTCGTGGTCCAGTCGGTCCTGCTCCTCGTGGTGTCGATCCCGATGGGCCTGCGCGCCCCGGTCGGCGGGGTGCTGTTGTCGCTGGTGATCGTGGCCCTGCTCGGTGCGACGTTCGCCTCGCTGTCGTACTCGGTGGCCCTGATCACCAAGAGCGAGGACGCCCTGGCCCCGCTGCTGAACGGGATCGCGATGCCGTTGCTGCTGCTGTCCGGGATCCTGCTGCCGATGCAGATCGGTCCAACCTGGTTGCAGCGGCTGTCCGACATCAGCCCGCTCAAGCACGTCGTCACCGGGGTGCGTGCCCTGTTCCGTGGGGACATCGGGAGCAGTTCGTCGCTGTGGGGGCTGTTCTGGGTGGTGCTGCTGACCGTGATCGGTCTGGCCGTCGGAGCTCGCACCTTCCGCAAGGAATCCGCCTAGCCGTCCGCCGCGTCCGGAGAGCCCACAGGGTTCTCCGGACGCAAGGCTGTGTTCATCGGGTGGTCGCCTGGCCTGGTTAGCGTGCCCGGCATGCGAGTGCCTTCGCCGATGGTGCGTGGGGTGGTGGGGGCGTTCGTCGTCGCGGCCGCCTCACTGGTGACGTCCGTGGTACCCGCGTCGTCGTGGGTGGCATCGCTGCCGATCGCGAGCGACCTGCGGCACTCGTTGCCGGGCCGGATGATCGGGCTCGCGTTCATGGTGTTCGGACTCGGCCTGCTCGGCTGGGCCTGGCTGTCGGTCGGCCGGGACGTCCTCGCCGGAGTACAGCACCGCCTCCTCCCCCTCGTTGCGGCATGGTGCGCGCCGTTGCTGTTCACGCCGCCGCTGTTCAGCCGGGACGCGTGGAGCTACGCGGCCCAGGGCGCCCTGGTCTCGCACGGCCTCGACCCGTACGCCCTGGGCCCGGGTGCCCTCTCCGGCCGGGTGATCGAGGCCGTCGACCCGATGTGGATGAACACGCCGGCGCCGTACGGGCCACTCCCCCTCGCGTACGGCGGACTGGCGGCACAGGTCACCCTCGATCCGTACCTGTTGATGCTCGCGCATCGGGCGCTCGCGCTGCTCGGCATCGTCCTGATCGCGTGGGCAATCCCCAAACTCGCCGTGGCCTGCCGCGTGGATCCCACGATCGCGACCTGGCTCGTCGTCGCGAACCCGATGCTGATCACGCACGGACTCGGTGCCGCGCACAACGACGTACTGATGCTCGGCCTGGCTTGTTCGGCGTTCGCGATCGCGCTGACCGGCCAGTGGGGAACAGCTGCCGTGATCGCCGGGACGGCCGCCGCGGTGAAGGCGCCGGGTGGACTCGTCGTGATCGCGATCGCCGCCGTGATGAGCCCGTTGGCGGGCCGCGCCCTCCGGCTCGCGAGCCTGGCGATCGCGGGTGTCGTCTCAGTCCTCACCCTGGTGACGATCGGCGAACTCACCGGCGTCGGCTCCGGCTGGCTCGGCGCCCTCGACGTCCCCGGCCTGGTCCGGTCCCCGTTCTCGATCGCGAACCTGCTCGGCATGGGCACCTCGGGCGTCCTGGAATGGTTGGGCGCCGACACGGCCGCTCAGGAAGCGCTACAGGTCATCCGCCTGCTCGGCATCCTGACCGCGCTCACCTTGATCGCCGTCCTCGGCCTGCGCTCGCACATCCACCAAGCCGCCCGCGCGGTCGGCGTCGCCCTGCTCGCCGTCATCCTCCTCGGCCCGACCGCCCACGACTGGTACTTCCTCTGGTGCCTCCCGTTCCTGGCCGTCGCCCGCCCCGGCCGCCGCCTCACCACCGCCGTCGTCGGTGTCAGCCTCATCCTCACCATCGCGGCCCCCCTCAACTCCTCCCTCCGCGGAGCCGTCATCCCCATCCTCGTCACCACGGCCCTCGTCCTGGTAGTAGCCGGAGCCCTCCTAGGCCACCTCCGAACCCTCCTGCCGGCCCCTCAGGCCGCGACTGGCGGGCGCGAGCCGAGAATCGTCGGCACCCGGCTGGTCAGTTCGATCCGGGAGCGCAGGAACGGCGAGATCCGGTCCGCCACGTCCACCAGTCGTTCGTAGGCCATGCCGAGGTCGCGGCTTGAATCGGCTCGTGGTGAGCGATCCGATTCCGCAGCAGGCGCAGCCCGTTCAGCTCGGAGTGGAGGCGCAGCCGGCGCACCGGACCGTCGAAGGCGTACCGAAGGCAGGGCTGCCAGAGTCGTCGGTTGTACTCGTCCCCGAGCAAGGACCACCAGAAGCCGAACGGCAGCTCGGCGACCACCTTGCCCGGAACTTCGGCCCGGTCATCACGAGTCGCATTGTGCCGCGCGACGGCGATCTTCGCGCGGGTGGGCGGCGACAGCGGCACCACCTCGTCGACGTACCAAGCCTTCCGAGCACCGCAGGACGCCGCCCAGCCGGTCAACTGGCGGTCCATGGCGTTCCGTAGGCCGACCTCCAGGTAGTGGAGTGATTCGAAGAAGGCGCCACTGACCTCGGAATTCCAGCCGTAGAGGATCAGGGCATCAGGGATTCGGCCCGAGCAGGTGGTGAGGTAAGGGGCGAGGCGGGCCCGGGACAGGAGGTCCTCGAGGGTCCAGGGTGAGCGGGGCAACGGTAGAGCCTTCCCTGAGGGGTTCGGGTTTGCTTGGCTGGTGCGGATGCTCTACCGTCGAAGGCATTGGGAGCCCCGGGAATCACGGCGTACCGGCTTCGGCCAGGGAAACCCCCCGGGGCCTTTTCTTTTGTTCAGCAAGGTCGTTGAGCGCACTACGAGCGTAGTGCGCTCAACGTCTGTTCTGCTCAGTCTCCCGCTGATCCTGTGGACAACCGTCAGATCTGCTTGAGGGCTTGGGTGGTGGCGGTGGTGAGGGCTTGGGGGAGGGTGGTGGGGCGGGGGATGCGGGCTTCAATCAGGTCGATGCCGGCGACTGTTGTGGTCAGGGCTGCTTGGAGGGCTTCGGGGGTTCTGGCTTGGGTGTAGGGGATTCGGTGGGCGGCGGCCAGGGCTTCGAGGTTGGTGTCGTGGGGGGTGCCGAAGACTCGCTCGAAGTGGGTGGTGCCGGCTTGTTCGAGGGTGGAGAAGATGCCGCCGCCGTTGTCGTTGACGACCACGATGCGCAGGTCGGGGCGGGGTTCGCCGGGGCCGATGACGAGCGCGTTGGTGTCGTGCAGGAAGGCGAGGTCGCCGACCAGGGCGTACGTCGGGCCCGCGTTCGCCAGGGCCGCGCCGATCGCGGTGGAGAGGGTGCCGTCGATACCGGCCAGGCCGCGGTTCGCGATCGTGCGGATCGGGACGACCGGGGCCAGGTCGAGGTCGCGGATCGGGTTCGAGGACGCGACCACGAGCATGCCGTCGGCGCCGACCGCGGATCCGACCAGTGCCGCGATCGAGGGACCGGTCAACGCTCCCGGGGACGTGGAGTTGGCAAGCACCTTGTCGATCGCCGGGCGGGCCAGTTCGTCGGCGTGGAGCCAGCGGGCCAGCCAGTCGGTCTCGTCGGTACCGATCACCTCGGCGCCGGTGATGACCGAGGTCGCCCGGCGGGCCGCGTCGGGCCAGCGGCCGGTCGGGGCGACCACGACGACCTCGACGTCGGGACGCGACAGCAGGCGGGTGATCGGGCGGGACAGGGTCGGGTGGCCGAAGACGATCACCCGCTCGATCTCGTCCGCCAAGCTCGTTGCGCCTAGCAACAACCGGTACGTCGGGACGACGGCCGACCCCGTTCGCGCCCGGCTCGACGGCTCAGCGAACAAGGGCCAGTTCCCGGCCTCGGCCACCAGGCGTGCGGCCTGCGACGCCCCGTCCCCGGCGACGACCACGGTCTTCGGTCCCACCGCGAGCGCCGACGGTTGAGCCGAGGTCGCGTGGATCGCGGTCCACGGTCCCGTGGTTCGGCCGTCCAGCGGTTCGGGCCAGTCCGGTCCCTCGGTCGGTACCAGCGGTTCGACCAGCGGACAGTTGAGCTGCACGGGACCCGGATCCGCCGTGCGAGCACCGACCGCGGTCGAGACGGCCCGGGCGACCTGCGAGCGCCAGTACGCGACCTGGCCCGCCTCGCGTCGCGGTACGCCCATCTCGTGGAACAACCGGACCGCGTCGCCGAACACCTTCAGCTGGTCGGTGGTCTGGTTCGCCCCACTCCCCCGCAGCTCCGGCGGCCGGTCCGCGCTCAGCACGATCAACGGGAGCCCGCTGTGCGACGCCTCCAGGACGGCGGGATGCAGGTTCGCCACCGCGGTACCGGACGTCGTCACGACCGGCACGGGCAGCCCTGTTCCGCGGATAAGGCCGAGGGCAAGGAATCCCGCAGTACGCTCGTCGATCCGGACGTGCAGGCGCAGTCGCCCGTCCCGGTCGGCCTCAGCGAGCGCCATCGCGAGAGGGGCGCTGCGTGAGCCCGGTGCGAGGACGGCTTCGCGGACGCCGCAGCGGATCAGCTCGTCGACGACCACTGTCGCGAACGCCGTGGACGGGTTCATCCCGTACTTCCCTTCAGCTCCTGCACTCTGGCCAACCGTGCTTCCCACACCGCTCTGGTCTCCGCCGAAGCAGTGGCTGCCTCCAACCGCGACGGGTCAGGTGAGATCCGCCGTACCGGCAGCATCCCGTGCACCGGCAGCAGCGGTTCGGCGACCACCTCGCTGGTGAACATCGAGACAGTGCCCAACCCGCACGCGTACGGGAGTTCCGGTAACGCGGCGGCGAGCGCAACCCCGGCGGCGATCCCCACCGACGTCTCCAGCGCGGACGACACCACCACGGGCAGCCCGATCTGCTCGGCGATCTCCAGACACGCCCGCACTCCGCCGATGGGCTGCACCTTCAGTACGGCGATGTCGGCGGCTTCCAGCTCGCGGACACGCAACGGATCCTCGGCCCGCCGGATCGACTCGTCCGCGGCGACCAGTACGTCGGTCCGCCGGCGTACCGCGGCCAGGTCCTCCACCGAGGCGCACGGCTGCTCCACGTACTCCAGGTCGAAGCGGTCGAGCTCCTTCAACGCGGCAACGGCTTCGTCGACGGACCACGCGCCGTTCGCGTCGATCCGCACCCGACCGTCCGGACCGAGGACGTCCCGTACCGCCTCCACGCGATTCAGGTCGTCCGCCAACGTCTGTCCAGGCTCGGCGACCTTCACCTTCGCAGTACGGCACCCGGATCGCTCCACGAGTTGCCGTGCGATCTCCGGACCAACGGCGGGCACCGTGCAATTCACCGGTACCGCTGTCCGTACCGCCTCCGGCCAGCCCTCGTACGCCGCCTCGTGCGCCGCGCGCAACCAGGAGACGCAGGTGGCGTCGTCGTAGTCCAGGAACGGGCTCCACTCGGCCCAACCGGCGGGACCCTCGAACAGCATGCCCTCGCGCACCGTGATCCCACGGAACCTGTTCCGCAGTCCCAGCGAGTACGTGATCACCGCACACCGTCCAGCAGCGACTGGCGATCCACCTTGCCGGAAGCAAGCATCGGCAACGCGTCCAGCTGGACGACCGTCCGCGGCGCCCACGCTCGCGGCAGGGTCTCGGCCACGAAGTCGCGCAGGGCCTGGCGCCGGGGCTGCCCGACCACGAACGCGACCACTCGCGTCCCCCATTCCACGTCGGGCACGCCCAGCACGACGGCGTCCTTCACCTCGGGATGCTCGAGCAGCCGCGCCTGGACCGCGGGCAGGGTGACGTTGACCCCGCCGGAGATCACCACGTCGTCCAGCCGCCCGATCACCCGCAGCCGCCCGTCGACGAACTCACCGCGGTCCTGGGTCCGGAACCACCCGTCGCGGAGCACCTCGGCCGTCAACTCGGGCCGCAGCCGGTACCCGGAGAACAGGGTCGGCCCCTTGATCAGGATCCGTCCGTCATCGAGGTCCAGCGATGTCCCGGCCAGCGGCACCCCGGCGTACACGCACCCGCTGCCGGTCTCGGTCATCCCGTACGCCGGGATCGCGGTGACGCCCGCGGTCGCGGCCCGGGCCTTCAGGTCGGCGGGCATGGCGGCTCCGCCGATCACGATCGCGTCGAAACAGCGGAGCGCGTCGGCGGCGGATTCGAGGTACCGCGCGAGCTGGGTCGGGACCATCGCGGTGTAGCGGCGGGACCCGGTCATGCGGGCCGCGGCGGCGCTGAAGTCGTCCCCGGCGAGCACGGGCGTCGTCCCGGCGAGAACCGAGCGCGTGAGGATCTGCAGGCCACCGACGAAGTACGGCTTCATCGGGAGCAACCACTGCCCTGGTCCGCCGAGCCGGTCGTGCGTCGCACTCGCGGAGGCAATCAGCGCGTCGCGGGAGAGCAGTACGCCCTTCGGTTCGCCGGAGGAGCCCGACGTGGAGAGGACGACCGCGCAGCCGTCCTCCACCGGCTCGTCCGGCACCGCTGCCTGCCGGACCCGCGCGGCACCGGCCGGGTCGGACGGCAACGGG encodes the following:
- a CDS encoding PadR family transcriptional regulator, which encodes MSTTRLLLLGVVRIFQPAYGYQLRRELLTWKVQDWANINPGSIYTGLRTLAKHGYLQELEEGPGHKPGRTSYKLTVDGESEYFTLLRKALWSVDGFQPDQMQAALSFLWSLRRDEVLAALESRMVQLEQRAKSAPFAERQILEDPGVPNHVLEMFRITTARDQGELDWTKSFHARVQEGAYSFAGEPPDWTPHPDMTTHWQEIPDPPKS
- a CDS encoding ATP-binding cassette domain-containing protein; amino-acid sequence: MMIEARGLVRTFKTRKGTVEAVQGVDLQVTDGEIVGFLGPNGAGKTTTMRMLATLIQPTSGSATVAGCDLAKDPVGVRRRIGYVPQGGSTLPEAIAGDEVVDHARLYGVDKRKATADGQRLFEELDLPGLWRRQCKTLSGGQRRRLDIVMGLVHDPKLIFLDEPTTGLDPQARANLWEHIRGLRRRGATIFLTTHYLDEADALCDRILVIDHGKIVASGTPEELKQQVSGDGVRLRLADPAQAPTVTKVVEELPGAVEVETDGDVVGFRIPKGGAILPGLLRQIDAQGIELEGVEVHRPTLDDVFLTMTGRSLRDDSDAKPQNETEKETVA
- a CDS encoding GNAT family N-acetyltransferase, with the protein product MVTWVTGDAGDFRARVFAFLERDPVLHTVILSNVDARARGTYRTEVGSSIFVAVVDGNDDVVGAAMRTPGQRVYLGGLAPEYASEVATAFADHLTDLRGVAGRPAAAEAFAQTWAELRHTTATATRGTRLHKLIDLTPLQANGVPRLAADADVDLAAEWVVHDFGDEIGDTLDWARGRIADKTLWFWDVDGTTVSMAGHHLPIFGVCRVGPVYTPTEYRRNGYAGALTTHVTATILAQGNQACLYTDLANPTSNKIYHAIGYRPITDFVDLEFTS
- a CDS encoding ABC transporter permease; this encodes MSTLRETWIVFNRAMRLSLRNPMWSILMLSQPLLYLFLFGPLLKPITAQISEGATTNAYQVFIPGLIVQLGMFGAMFVGFGLIAEYRAGVIEADRVTPASRIALMAGRVLRDVVVLVVQSVLLLVVSIPMGLRAPVGGVLLSLVIVALLGATFASLSYSVALITKSEDALAPLLNGIAMPLLLLSGILLPMQIGPTWLQRLSDISPLKHVVTGVRALFRGDIGSSSSLWGLFWVVLLTVIGLAVGARTFRKESA
- the menE gene encoding o-succinylbenzoate--CoA ligase, whose protein sequence is MSTLRLIPGTPDAVLSALTEVLAGSGSPFAPLPSDPAGAARVRQAAVPDEPVEDGCAVVLSTSGSSGEPKGVLLSRDALIASASATHDRLGGPGQWLLPMKPYFVGGLQILTRSVLAGTTPVLAGDDFSAAAARMTGSRRYTAMVPTQLARYLESAADALRCFDAIVIGGAAMPADLKARAATAGVTAIPAYGMTETGSGCVYAGVPLAGTSLDLDDGRILIKGPTLFSGYRLRPELTAEVLRDGWFRTQDRGEFVDGRLRVIGRLDDVVISGGVNVTLPAVQARLLEHPEVKDAVVLGVPDVEWGTRVVAFVVGQPRRQALRDFVAETLPRAWAPRTVVQLDALPMLASGKVDRQSLLDGVR
- the mptB gene encoding polyprenol phosphomannose-dependent alpha 1,6 mannosyltransferase MptB codes for the protein MRVPSPMVRGVVGAFVVAAASLVTSVVPASSWVASLPIASDLRHSLPGRMIGLAFMVFGLGLLGWAWLSVGRDVLAGVQHRLLPLVAAWCAPLLFTPPLFSRDAWSYAAQGALVSHGLDPYALGPGALSGRVIEAVDPMWMNTPAPYGPLPLAYGGLAAQVTLDPYLLMLAHRALALLGIVLIAWAIPKLAVACRVDPTIATWLVVANPMLITHGLGAAHNDVLMLGLACSAFAIALTGQWGTAAVIAGTAAAVKAPGGLVVIAIAAVMSPLAGRALRLASLAIAGVVSVLTLVTIGELTGVGSGWLGALDVPGLVRSPFSIANLLGMGTSGVLEWLGADTAAQEALQVIRLLGILTALTLIAVLGLRSHIHQAARAVGVALLAVILLGPTAHDWYFLWCLPFLAVARPGRRLTTAVVGVSLILTIAAPLNSSLRGAVIPILVTTALVLVVAGALLGHLRTLLPAPQAATGGREPRIVGTRLVSSIRERRNGEIRSATSTSRS
- the menD gene encoding 2-succinyl-5-enolpyruvyl-6-hydroxy-3-cyclohexene-1-carboxylic-acid synthase — its product is MNPSTAFATVVVDELIRCGVREAVLAPGSRSAPLAMALAEADRDGRLRLHVRIDERTAGFLALGLIRGTGLPVPVVTTSGTAVANLHPAVLEASHSGLPLIVLSADRPPELRGSGANQTTDQLKVFGDAVRLFHEMGVPRREAGQVAYWRSQVARAVSTAVGARTADPGPVQLNCPLVEPLVPTEGPDWPEPLDGRTTGPWTAIHATSAQPSALAVGPKTVVVAGDGASQAARLVAEAGNWPLFAEPSSRARTGSAVVPTYRLLLGATSLADEIERVIVFGHPTLSRPITRLLSRPDVEVVVVAPTGRWPDAARRATSVITGAEVIGTDETDWLARWLHADELARPAIDKVLANSTSPGALTGPSIAALVGSAVGADGMLVVASSNPIRDLDLAPVVPIRTIANRGLAGIDGTLSTAIGAALANAGPTYALVGDLAFLHDTNALVIGPGEPRPDLRIVVVNDNGGGIFSTLEQAGTTHFERVFGTPHDTNLEALAAAHRIPYTQARTPEALQAALTTTVAGIDLIEARIPRPTTLPQALTTATTQALKQI
- a CDS encoding o-succinylbenzoate synthase — encoded protein: MITYSLGLRNRFRGITVREGMLFEGPAGWAEWSPFLDYDDATCVSWLRAAHEAAYEGWPEAVRTAVPVNCTVPAVGPEIARQLVERSGCRTAKVKVAEPGQTLADDLNRVEAVRDVLGPDGRVRIDANGAWSVDEAVAALKELDRFDLEYVEQPCASVEDLAAVRRRTDVLVAADESIRRAEDPLRVRELEAADIAVLKVQPIGGVRACLEIAEQIGLPVVVSSALETSVGIAAGVALAAALPELPYACGLGTVSMFTSEVVAEPLLPVHGMLPVRRISPDPSRLEAATASAETRAVWEARLARVQELKGSTG